The Trueperaceae bacterium genome includes a window with the following:
- a CDS encoding diguanylate cyclase yields MKGLGYGSGRPGPALMFGLWGLAGAAVVTLPLSAGRFMPWHGFLMAVPFMAATAWFGWTVAAFLVPISLLLVWGFDVTGGAGPFGAGSYLGLMLTMLLATVVGDRMHRVWRESEARARGNERRARLLQQAALELDQADDDAHLFSAAPRLLSDILTFTHAELFVPEGDGLTLAKAWRWDAKPGFRVPLTSVIGRAYRTGEPQYVPDTARDAEFVVAPGAVPTRSELALPVKVRGEVRAVINLEHTAPDAFSGDDHDTLRAFTRIVAEVLERLDARAELDAERQEQEFLARLSHALLHADDAKQAASTAVTDLVRFLGLDAGGVLELRQARVRPLVRVGTLPPAIASRAESGLEFAGLIEETWLQGRQVQVPDLQERRLSGGAFAWLEGEGGVRTVVLSPLHNGQGDVRYLLGLVSLGRPKPLSERQLTLVRRAAEALGAALSRVVLNKQLFATLDVIGQLARAEAPSTLFQRAAEAAVDLIIGAEAASVLVRDGDLYRFEAAVGYDLDAIKEGAGPFTLAEQLKWYAGSEADFRRGIGRIARGEDVMRFSIASSNERTPANLAAARVPDIKANIVIPITEGSEVVALLNVDNFSSEAAFSSNSLRIAEAFAQHIAVIVRQVEQVRRLEESLVTDGLTRLGNREGFQRRLQAELARAERYGHPLNLVMVDLDNFKQINDRFGHAAGDAALVAVADSLTRHLRSSDHAFRWAGDEFVLLLPEVRPEEAQAAAERFVELVSQIEVHGVSLAASVGVASYPMDGHDPETLLRRADDLMYFRKQRSRPTEAT; encoded by the coding sequence GTGAAGGGCTTGGGCTACGGGAGCGGTCGCCCAGGGCCGGCGTTGATGTTCGGGTTGTGGGGCCTGGCCGGCGCCGCCGTCGTCACCCTCCCGCTGTCGGCGGGCCGGTTCATGCCCTGGCACGGCTTCCTCATGGCCGTGCCCTTCATGGCCGCCACCGCCTGGTTCGGCTGGACCGTGGCGGCGTTCCTCGTGCCGATCTCGCTGCTCCTCGTGTGGGGCTTCGACGTCACCGGCGGGGCGGGCCCGTTCGGCGCCGGCTCGTACCTGGGGCTCATGCTGACGATGCTGCTGGCCACCGTCGTCGGCGACCGCATGCACCGCGTCTGGCGCGAGTCCGAGGCCAGGGCGCGCGGCAACGAGCGGCGCGCTCGCCTGCTGCAGCAGGCCGCGCTGGAGCTGGACCAGGCCGACGACGACGCCCACCTCTTCTCCGCCGCCCCGCGGCTCCTCTCCGACATCCTCACCTTCACCCACGCCGAGCTGTTCGTGCCCGAGGGCGACGGCCTGACGCTCGCCAAGGCCTGGCGCTGGGACGCGAAGCCCGGCTTCCGCGTGCCGCTCACCTCGGTGATAGGGCGCGCCTACCGCACGGGCGAGCCCCAGTACGTCCCCGACACGGCGCGGGACGCCGAGTTCGTCGTCGCCCCCGGCGCCGTGCCGACGCGGTCGGAGCTGGCGCTGCCCGTCAAGGTCCGCGGCGAGGTGAGGGCCGTCATCAACCTCGAGCACACGGCGCCCGACGCCTTCTCCGGCGACGACCACGACACGCTGCGGGCCTTCACCCGCATCGTCGCCGAGGTCCTCGAGCGCCTCGACGCCAGGGCCGAGCTCGACGCCGAGCGCCAGGAGCAGGAGTTCCTGGCCCGCCTCTCGCACGCGCTGCTGCACGCCGACGACGCCAAGCAGGCGGCCAGCACCGCCGTCACCGACCTCGTGAGGTTCCTCGGCCTCGACGCCGGCGGGGTGCTCGAGCTGCGTCAGGCCAGGGTGCGCCCGCTGGTCCGCGTCGGCACCCTGCCGCCGGCCATCGCGAGCCGCGCGGAGTCCGGCCTGGAGTTCGCCGGCCTGATCGAGGAGACGTGGCTGCAAGGACGACAGGTGCAGGTGCCCGACCTCCAGGAGCGGCGCCTGTCGGGCGGCGCCTTCGCCTGGCTGGAGGGCGAGGGCGGGGTGAGGACGGTGGTCCTCTCACCCCTGCACAACGGCCAGGGCGACGTGAGGTACCTCCTCGGGCTCGTCAGCCTCGGCCGGCCCAAGCCCCTGAGCGAGCGCCAGTTGACGCTCGTGAGGCGCGCGGCGGAGGCGCTGGGCGCCGCCCTCAGCCGCGTGGTGCTGAACAAGCAGCTCTTCGCCACGCTGGACGTGATAGGCCAGCTGGCCCGCGCCGAGGCCCCCAGCACGCTGTTCCAGCGCGCGGCGGAGGCGGCGGTCGACCTGATCATCGGCGCCGAGGCGGCCAGCGTCCTCGTGCGCGACGGCGACCTCTACCGCTTCGAGGCGGCTGTGGGCTACGACCTCGACGCGATCAAGGAGGGCGCGGGGCCGTTCACGCTCGCCGAGCAGCTCAAGTGGTACGCCGGCTCGGAGGCCGACTTCAGGCGCGGCATCGGGCGCATCGCCCGCGGCGAGGACGTCATGCGCTTCTCGATCGCCAGCTCGAACGAGAGGACGCCGGCGAACCTCGCCGCCGCCCGCGTGCCGGACATCAAGGCGAACATCGTCATCCCCATCACCGAGGGCTCCGAGGTCGTGGCGCTCCTCAACGTCGACAACTTCTCCAGCGAGGCCGCCTTCAGCTCGAACTCGCTGCGCATCGCCGAGGCGTTCGCGCAGCACATCGCCGTGATCGTGCGGCAGGTCGAGCAGGTCAGGCGCCTCGAGGAGAGCCTCGTCACCGACGGCCTCACCCGCCTGGGCAACAGGGAGGGCTTCCAGCGCCGCCTGCAGGCCGAGCTGGCCCGGGCCGAGCGGTACGGCCACCCGCTGAACCTCGTGATGGTGGACCTCGACAACTTCAAGCAGATCAACGACCGCTTCGGGCACGCCGCCGGCGACGCGGCGCTGGTCGCCGTGGCCGACTCGCTGACGCGGCACCTGCGCTCCTCCGACCACGCCTTCCGCTGGGCCGGCGACGAGTTCGTGCTGCTGCTGCCGGAGGTGCGGCCCGAGGAGGCCCAGGCGGCGGCGGAGCGCTTCGTCGAGCTCGTCTCCCAGATCGAGGTTCACGGGGTCAGCCTGGCGGCCTCGGTGGGCGTGGCGTCCTACCCCATGGACGGCCACGACCCCGAGACCCTGCTGCGGCGGGCCGACGACCTCATGTACTTCCGCAAGCAGCGCAGCCGCCCCACCGAGGCGACCTGA
- a CDS encoding AI-2E family transporter codes for MRETRVSPDPRPAEEQLPALRWAWRHPWVRAVVYVSLIVLALVVLWRARAGYMFALQVALFGFLLAYILNPLVGLLMRLRLNRGWSVFVTYVLLGGLVTLGSMLVAQVVAEAATFVNLLPDAFESLSRIVGEVQGRVLTWLDRIPFLLSDGLQDVDPNGILGTEIRDRVIAALQQLGSDFATLMESFLSRGPGILYTGATVVISTGLQIVLIVLASVYFLYDYPRFTAQFRRLVPTRYHGIFTEVSEKADTAVGGYLRGQLLITAIVGVTIWIGLTILGVPLATAIAFLAAVFNLVPYLGPVIGAVPAVLLALTVSPLTALFTIGVFVIANQVEGNILSPLVLSRSTNLHPVTVLLAIMAGLGLFGLVGALLAVPTVAFAKVVLEDYVLSRREFLSVPPDVDPEDLDEEDLPFA; via the coding sequence ATGAGGGAGACCCGCGTCAGCCCCGACCCGCGCCCGGCGGAGGAGCAGCTCCCCGCGCTCAGGTGGGCGTGGCGGCACCCGTGGGTACGGGCCGTCGTCTACGTCAGCCTCATCGTCCTCGCCCTGGTCGTCCTGTGGCGCGCCAGGGCCGGCTACATGTTCGCGCTGCAGGTGGCGCTGTTCGGCTTCCTGCTGGCCTACATCCTGAACCCGCTCGTCGGCCTGCTGATGCGCCTGCGGCTCAACCGCGGCTGGTCCGTGTTCGTCACCTACGTGCTGCTGGGCGGCCTCGTCACGCTCGGCTCGATGCTGGTCGCGCAGGTGGTGGCCGAGGCCGCCACCTTCGTCAACCTGCTCCCCGACGCGTTCGAGAGCCTGTCGCGCATCGTCGGCGAGGTCCAGGGACGCGTCCTGACGTGGCTCGACAGGATCCCGTTCCTGCTCTCCGACGGGCTCCAGGACGTGGACCCGAACGGGATCCTCGGCACCGAGATCAGGGACCGCGTCATCGCCGCGCTGCAGCAGCTGGGCAGCGACTTCGCCACGCTGATGGAGAGCTTCCTCAGCCGCGGGCCGGGCATCCTCTACACCGGGGCCACCGTCGTGATCTCGACGGGCCTGCAGATCGTGCTGATCGTGCTGGCCAGCGTCTACTTCCTCTACGACTACCCGCGCTTCACGGCCCAGTTCAGGCGCCTGGTGCCCACGCGCTACCACGGCATCTTCACCGAGGTGAGCGAGAAGGCCGACACGGCCGTCGGCGGCTACCTCAGGGGCCAGCTCCTCATCACGGCCATCGTGGGCGTGACGATCTGGATCGGCCTGACGATCCTCGGCGTGCCGCTGGCCACGGCGATCGCCTTCCTGGCGGCCGTGTTCAACCTCGTGCCCTACCTCGGGCCGGTGATCGGCGCCGTGCCCGCCGTCCTGCTCGCGCTCACCGTGAGCCCGCTGACGGCCCTGTTCACGATCGGCGTCTTCGTGATCGCGAACCAGGTCGAGGGCAACATCCTCTCGCCGCTGGTCCTCTCGCGCTCCACGAACCTGCACCCCGTGACCGTGCTGCTGGCGATCATGGCCGGCCTGGGGCTGTTCGGGCTCGTGGGCGCACTGCTGGCGGTGCCGACCGTCGCGTTCGCGAAGGTCGTGCTCGAGGACTACGTGCTCAGCCGGCGCGAGTTCCTGTCGGTGCCGCCCGACGTGGACCCGGAGGACCTCGACGAGGAGGACCTCCCCTTCGCCTGA
- a CDS encoding M23 family metallopeptidase: MRRVKPGWYVLAAVTVYAVVVSVLLFARPAAPAGDAGRGEVPPPAPAGRGEAAAYGPEGLWFPIPGARLPRSDSNLPGAPRPYRAGVSQGFDFVDGDLDVPVTYGAAVIAAAAGQVIRADLAYAELSAERWERLLEEVEDGATEEELDLLRGRQVWIQTSGGTVLRYGHLSGVASGVSVGRTVYRGQVVGYVGNSGTDAGAAGGRERPRLRFEVWPDEGRYFGEGLTPEQVRLEAASLFVGP; this comes from the coding sequence GTGCGCAGGGTCAAGCCCGGCTGGTACGTGCTCGCGGCCGTCACGGTCTACGCCGTCGTGGTGTCGGTCCTGCTGTTCGCCAGACCCGCGGCGCCCGCCGGGGACGCAGGGAGAGGGGAGGTTCCGCCGCCCGCGCCGGCGGGCAGGGGGGAGGCGGCCGCCTACGGTCCGGAGGGCCTGTGGTTCCCCATCCCGGGCGCGAGGCTCCCGCGCAGCGACTCGAACCTGCCCGGCGCGCCGCGCCCCTACCGCGCCGGCGTCAGCCAGGGCTTCGACTTCGTCGACGGCGACCTCGACGTGCCCGTCACCTACGGCGCCGCGGTGATCGCCGCCGCGGCCGGCCAGGTGATCAGGGCCGACCTCGCCTACGCGGAGCTCTCCGCGGAGAGGTGGGAGCGCCTGCTCGAGGAGGTCGAGGACGGCGCCACCGAGGAGGAGCTCGACCTGCTCCGCGGGCGCCAGGTGTGGATACAGACCTCGGGCGGCACCGTGCTGCGCTACGGCCACCTGTCCGGTGTGGCCAGCGGCGTGAGCGTCGGGCGCACTGTGTATCGTGGCCAGGTGGTCGGCTACGTGGGGAACTCCGGCACCGACGCCGGGGCGGCTGGCGGTCGGGAACGGCCCCGCCTGCGCTTCGAGGTGTGGCCCGACGAGGGACGGTACTTCGGCGAGGGCCTCACCCCCGAGCAGGTCAGGCTCGAGGCCGCGTCCCTGTTCGTGGGGCCATGA
- a CDS encoding methyltransferase, with the protein MRSAPYVADVVSGLEDLAAAELRRLGAASVAEGRGEVRFDHPEVARVLRRSRLASAVYLSLAFDVPRPKALLGDAAFRRLSGAVRQVAEAAGMRGFRLAAAGVDSPAFRRLAEALAASTGLAHEPDGGELLARFRRSGSGWEALLRLTPRPLSTRPWRVCNLPGGANATVAAAMADLAGAGGSYLNLMCGSGTLLVERALAGPGGPLVGVDVSSEAVACARRNLAAAGVKGAELVVDDVARPGFRVPGAFDVVAADAPWGDAVGDHAANETLYRALLAAARRHLAPGGRFALLSHEVRLVERLLREGGWRTVAARRVEHGGHRPLLAVLECVGDG; encoded by the coding sequence GTGCGCAGCGCCCCTTACGTCGCCGACGTCGTCTCCGGGCTCGAGGACCTCGCCGCCGCGGAGCTGCGGCGGCTGGGCGCCGCGTCCGTGGCAGAGGGGAGAGGCGAGGTCCGCTTCGACCACCCGGAGGTCGCCAGGGTGCTGCGGCGCTCGCGCCTCGCCTCGGCCGTCTACCTGTCGCTGGCCTTCGACGTCCCGCGGCCCAAGGCGCTGCTCGGCGACGCCGCGTTCCGGCGGCTCTCCGGCGCGGTGCGCCAGGTCGCGGAGGCGGCCGGCATGCGCGGCTTCAGGCTGGCCGCCGCCGGCGTCGACTCCCCCGCGTTCCGGCGCCTCGCCGAGGCCCTCGCCGCGTCCACCGGCCTCGCGCACGAGCCCGACGGGGGTGAGCTGCTGGCGCGCTTCCGCCGGTCGGGGTCCGGCTGGGAGGCCCTGCTGCGCCTGACGCCGCGGCCGCTCTCGACCCGCCCCTGGCGCGTGTGCAACCTGCCGGGAGGGGCGAACGCGACGGTGGCGGCGGCGATGGCCGACCTCGCGGGCGCCGGCGGCTCGTACCTCAACCTGATGTGCGGCTCCGGCACGCTGCTCGTGGAGCGTGCTCTGGCCGGTCCCGGCGGCCCGCTCGTGGGCGTCGACGTCTCGTCCGAGGCCGTGGCTTGCGCGCGGCGCAACCTCGCGGCGGCCGGGGTTAAGGGCGCCGAGCTCGTCGTCGACGACGTCGCCCGGCCCGGTTTCAGGGTGCCCGGCGCGTTCGACGTCGTGGCGGCCGACGCGCCGTGGGGCGACGCCGTCGGCGACCACGCCGCCAACGAGACGCTGTACCGCGCGCTGCTCGCCGCCGCCCGGCGCCACCTGGCCCCCGGCGGGCGCTTCGCGCTGCTCAGCCACGAGGTCAGGCTCGTCGAGAGGCTGCTGCGCGAGGGCGGCTGGCGGACGGTGGCGGCACGGCGCGTGGAGCACGGCGGCCACAGGCCCCTGCTGGCGGTGCTGGAGTGCGTGGGTGACGGCTGA